Proteins from one Sarcophilus harrisii chromosome 2, mSarHar1.11, whole genome shotgun sequence genomic window:
- the SLC25A29 gene encoding mitochondrial basic amino acids transporter, protein MALDFLAGCVGGAAGVLVGHPFDTVKVRLQVQSVEKPLYRGTFHCFQSIIKQESVFGLYKGIGSPMMGLTFINALVFGVQGNTIRALGKDTPTNQFLAGSAAGAIQCVICCPMELAKTRMQLQGTGEYKLKTRTYKNSLDCLVKIYQQEGLRGINKGMVSTLIRETPSFGFYFLTYDCLTRSLGCEPEDSFVVPKLLLAGGMSGIVSWLSTYPMDVIKSRIQADGVRGMQQYSGILDCVRKSYQVEGWRVFTRGLTSTLLRAFPVNAATFATVTIFLMYMRSEEVMTECEAALPQPSSL, encoded by the exons GTTCGCCTCCAGGTTCAGAGTGTAGAGAAACCTCTCTACCGAGGGACTTTTCACTGCTTTCAGTCCATTATCAAGCAAGAAAGT GTATTTGGCTTGTATAAAGGGATTGGGTCCCCCATGATGGGCCTGACCTTTATCAACGCCCTTGTGTTTGGGGTCCAAGGCAACACGATCCGAGCCCTGGGGAAGGACACACCCACGAACCAGTTTCTGGCTGGCTCAGCGGCGGGAGCCATCCAGTGCGTGATCTGCTGCCCCATGGAGCTGGCCAAGACACGGATGCAGCTCCAAGGCACAGGCGAGTACAAACTGAAGACCAGGACCTACAAAAACTCCCTGGACTGCCTGGTGAAGATCTACCAGCAGGAGGGCCTGCGTGGCATCAACAAAGGCATGGTGTCCACCCTGATCCGGGAGACGCCCAGCTTCGGCTTCTACTTCCTGACCTACGACTGCCTTACACGCTCCCTGGGCTGCGAGCCCGAGGACAGCTTTGTGGTGCCCAAGCTGCTGCTGGCGGGCGGCATGTCGGGCATTGTGTCCTGGCTCTCCACCTACCCCATGGACGTGATTAAGTCTCGAATACAGGCTGATGGCGTGCGGGGCATGCAGCAGTACAGCGGCATCCTCGACTGTGTGCGCAAGAGTTATCAGGTGGAAGGCTGGCGGGTGTTCACCCGGGGGCTCACATCCACCCTGCTGCGGGCCTTCCCGGTCAACGCAGCTACCTTTGCCACCGTCACCATCTTCCTCATGTACATGAGGTCAGAGGAAGTGATGACAGAGTGTGAGGCAGCCCTCCCTCAGCCTTCCAGCTTGTAA